In Eucalyptus grandis isolate ANBG69807.140 chromosome 4, ASM1654582v1, whole genome shotgun sequence, the following proteins share a genomic window:
- the LOC104442891 gene encoding ankyrin repeat-containing protein ITN1 has translation MGWTPLHYVASKGKFKAVQQLLQHDISVAYDLDKEGQSALHIAAFLGYSLVIDEIVKFCPSAWDIINIKGQTALHVAVMGGEADVVKDILRKPNLECLIMEQDIDRNTALHLAALHKDYTIIDILARDKRVDRFITNKDHMTAFDIFLAHNEVGYSAAKVKYLLKESRGMSDFQGGVIRKIKKMSDKQFVEGQPGASIIIGSNIANRENSDSSIRNLINLQQLIATLIATVTFAATFTMPGGYNNDGPNRGMAILADRAAFKAFVVLNIIAFSFSVVALFIQFDPFLPGPSHGVRYTDLVGLCIFTAIWAMVLAFACGTYVVLTGTIGLGIFPFIIGGCIVIIYIIGSSLDRIIFFYQPPRFSGRYVRNLLFNYKILQGSW, from the exons ATGGGTTGGACTCCTCTTCATTATGTTGCTTCCAAGGGCAAATTCAAAGCGGTTCAACAACTCCTACAGCACGATATTTCTGTGGCATATGACTTAGACAAAGAGGGACAATCGGCTCTTCACATTGCAGCATTTTTAGGCTACTCTCTTGTCATTGATGAGATTGTTAAATTTTGTCCTAGTGCTTGGGACATCATAAACATCAAAGGGCAAACAGCTCTTCACGTAGCTGTAATGGGTGGAGAAGCAGATGTAGTCAAGGACATACTCCGGAAACCGAACTTGGAGTGTCTTATCATGGAACAAGATATTGACAGAAACACGGCTTTGCATTTGGCTGCACTTCATAAAGACTACACCATCATAGATATACTTGCACGAGACAAGAGGGTAGACCGTTTCATCACAAACAAGGATCATATGACTGCCTTTGACATTTTTTTGGCTCATAATGAG gTCGGCTACAGTGCTGCCAAAGTTAAATATCTATTAAAAGAATCTCGCGGAATGTCGGACTTCCAAGGTGGggttattagaaaaataaagaagatgtCGGACAAGCAATTTGTTGAGGGTCAACCAGGTGCATCTATAATCATCGGAAGTAATATCGCCAACCGCGAAAATTCCGATTCATCAATAAGAAACTTGATCAACCTTCAACAATTAATAGCAACGCTCATAGCCACGGTGACCTTTGCTGCAACCTTCACCATGCCCGGAGGATATAACAACGATGGACCCAACCGAGGGATGGCGATTCTTGCTGACAGGGCAGCTTTCAAAGCCTTTGTGGTATTAAACATTATAGCGTTCAGTTTCTCAGTCGTAGCATTATTCATACAATTTGATCCTTTTTTACCGGGCCCTAGCCACGGGGTGAGATACACCGACCTCGTGGGACTTTGCATTTTCACTGCGATATGGGCAATGGTGCTAGCCTTTGCTTGTGGTACGTATGTGGTATTGACCGGAACCATCGGGCTTGGAATCTTTCCTTTTATCATTGGCGGATGTATCGTGATTATTTACATTATCGGTTCTTCACTTGAccgtataatttttttttatcagccACCTCGCTTTTCGGGAAGATATGTCCGAAACTTATTGTTTAATTATAAAATACTCCAGGGAAGCTGGTAA
- the LOC120292579 gene encoding receptor-interacting serine/threonine-protein kinase 4-like, producing MHPNVYRAAKSGDFQSLITAISENGEDLFHQTTPKENNILHVAVQYEQVNFIENLLQHPLGSPLLWQGNSKEDTPLHIAATMGSLKSVRVLINMVKLHCIVENGQVDACRELLRKPNLHKDTALHYAVRGGHELVVKLLIEEDPQLCGVTNAADESPLYLATDRGHLYIMELILRASALPSSHNGPKGLTALHVAIHRPLAAYGPRKKEEFLKGFNYILDYRQQPPSLP from the exons ATGCATCCTAATGTGTATAGGGCTGCAAAGTCAGGAGACTTTCAGTCCCTGATCACAGCAATTTCGGAAAACGGAGAGGATCTTTTTCACCAAACAACGCCAAAGGAGAACAACATTCTTCATGTTGCAGTTCAGTACGAGCAAGTAAATTTCATCGAAAATCTTCTTCAACATCCATTGGGATCGCCTCTTCTTTGGCAGGGTAACTCCAAAGAAGATACTCCACTACATATTGCTGCTACCATGGGAAGCTTGAAATCTGTTCGAGTCCTTATTAATATGGTGAAACTGCATTGCATTGTTGAAAATGGACAAGTTGATGCATGTAGAGAACTACTTAGAAAGCCAAATTTGCATAAGGATACTGCACTGCACTATGCAGTAAGAGGAGGCCATGAATTAGTGGTGAAGTTACTGATTGAAGAGGATCCTCAATTGTGTGGTGTTACTAATGCTGCTGATGAGTCCCCGCTTTATCTTGCAACAGATAGAGGGCATTTGTATATCATGGAGCTGATTTTACGTGCTTCCGCGTTGCCATCCTCTCATAATGGCCCTAAGGGATTGACAGCTTTGCATGTTGCCATCCATCGCCCACTGGCAG CATACGGGCCAAGGAAAAAAGAGGAGTTTTTGAAAGGATTCAACTACATTCTGGATTAC CGGCAGCAGCCACCATCACTACCGTAG